The following coding sequences are from one Lipingzhangella halophila window:
- a CDS encoding roadblock/LC7 domain-containing protein, producing the protein MSDPNPITTTSRGLHWLLDNILDKTPGTREVLVLSRDGLKMCFTPGLGEDGADQLSAIAAGVQSLSLSASAEFGDGKGSGQAMLEFGGGLLLIVPASAGAHLAVLAEEDADVGLVGHNMNELVEQIGDYLTAAPRQPVCSGEPRP; encoded by the coding sequence ATGAGCGATCCGAACCCGATAACGACGACGAGCCGCGGCCTCCACTGGCTCCTGGACAACATCCTGGACAAGACCCCCGGAACCCGCGAGGTCCTGGTGCTGTCGCGGGACGGCCTGAAGATGTGCTTCACCCCGGGGTTGGGCGAGGACGGGGCCGACCAGCTCTCGGCCATCGCCGCCGGAGTCCAGAGCCTGTCTCTCAGCGCCTCTGCCGAATTCGGCGACGGGAAGGGTTCGGGGCAGGCCATGCTGGAGTTCGGGGGCGGGCTGCTGCTGATCGTGCCCGCGTCTGCCGGCGCCCACCTGGCCGTGCTGGCCGAGGAGGACGCCGACGTGGGCCTTGTTGGGCACAACATGAACGAGCTGGTGGAGCAGATCGGGGACTACCTGACCGCGGCGCCGCGCCAACCCGTTTGCAGCGGCGAACCACGGCCATGA
- a CDS encoding DUF742 domain-containing protein, giving the protein MNQRPVDHEEPDRLYTVTGGRNRADASAFDTVTLIVSECEPDSGMQSEHARVLAMCRRPMAVVEISAELALPVSVVKILLCDLLDTGRITVRHPSSATAPADRPAPETLEQVLSALESL; this is encoded by the coding sequence ATGAACCAGCGGCCTGTTGACCACGAGGAGCCCGACCGGCTCTACACCGTCACCGGTGGGCGCAACCGCGCCGATGCGAGTGCTTTTGACACGGTCACGCTCATCGTCAGCGAATGCGAGCCGGACTCCGGGATGCAGTCCGAGCACGCACGGGTCCTGGCGATGTGCCGGCGGCCGATGGCGGTAGTGGAGATCTCCGCCGAACTCGCGCTCCCGGTGAGCGTCGTGAAGATCCTGTTGTGCGACCTCCTGGACACCGGCCGCATCACCGTCCGCCACCCCTCGTCGGCGACCGCGCCGGCGGACCGACCCGCCCCGGAAACCCTGGAACAGGTGCTCAGTGCACTCGAAAGCCTGTGA
- a CDS encoding cytochrome P450, producing the protein MTNPTSPTGSAAPSRDDRPVWAEYPDHVEAERFSSLQLAEDPAALYHQVRQRYGPVAPIVLDGGIPAWFVLGYRELNHVASNPQRFARDSRRWNAWDLVPDDWSLMPYVAWTPSVMFTEGPEHKRRAAAIGDALDTLNRTELTSVCEHVADELVDAFAGDGEADLVAQYAHPNPARVTAKLFGLPESDIAGLVQDIFDSLDFEKETAQAYQRLYERMRHLVADRRARPRQDIPSLLLAHPAGLTDDESVIDLLVMLAAQAPTGNWIGNTLRLMLVDDQFAVTLQGGRSSADQALTEVLWKNTPTQNFIGRWATRSCDLGGRRVRKGDLLVLGLAAANTDPQVRPEPHESGANRAHMSFGHGEHGCPFPAPELAEIMARTAIEVLLDRLPDIELGVSDSELRWRPSVWMRGLASLPVVFTPTVSRGPGTP; encoded by the coding sequence GTGACGAATCCAACCAGCCCAACCGGGTCCGCCGCGCCCTCGCGCGACGACCGGCCGGTGTGGGCGGAGTATCCCGACCACGTCGAGGCGGAGCGGTTCTCCAGCCTGCAGCTCGCCGAAGACCCGGCCGCCCTGTACCACCAGGTCCGGCAGCGGTACGGGCCGGTCGCCCCGATCGTGCTCGACGGGGGCATTCCCGCATGGTTCGTGCTCGGGTACCGCGAGCTGAACCACGTCGCCAGCAACCCCCAGCGGTTCGCGCGCGACTCCCGGCGCTGGAACGCCTGGGACCTCGTCCCCGACGACTGGTCCCTGATGCCCTACGTCGCATGGACCCCCTCGGTGATGTTCACCGAGGGGCCGGAGCACAAGCGGCGCGCCGCGGCGATCGGTGACGCGCTGGACACCCTGAACCGGACCGAGCTGACGTCGGTCTGCGAGCACGTGGCCGACGAGCTGGTCGACGCGTTCGCCGGGGACGGGGAGGCGGATCTGGTCGCCCAGTACGCCCACCCGAACCCCGCGCGCGTGACCGCCAAGCTGTTCGGGCTGCCCGAATCCGACATCGCCGGGCTCGTCCAGGACATCTTCGACTCGCTCGACTTCGAGAAGGAGACGGCCCAGGCGTACCAGCGGCTGTACGAACGGATGCGGCACCTGGTCGCCGACCGCAGAGCACGGCCCCGCCAGGACATCCCCTCGCTACTGCTCGCGCACCCGGCCGGGCTCACCGACGACGAGAGCGTCATCGACCTGCTGGTGATGCTGGCCGCCCAGGCGCCCACGGGCAACTGGATCGGCAACACCCTTCGGCTGATGCTGGTCGACGACCAGTTCGCGGTGACCCTGCAGGGCGGGCGCAGCAGCGCCGACCAGGCGCTGACCGAGGTGCTGTGGAAGAACACCCCCACACAGAACTTCATCGGGCGCTGGGCCACGCGGTCCTGCGACCTGGGCGGCCGCCGCGTTCGCAAGGGAGACCTGCTGGTCCTGGGGCTGGCCGCGGCCAATACCGACCCGCAGGTGCGGCCGGAGCCGCATGAGTCCGGCGCCAACCGCGCCCACATGTCCTTCGGGCACGGCGAGCACGGGTGCCCGTTCCCGGCGCCGGAGCTCGCCGAGATCATGGCCCGCACGGCCATCGAGGTGCTCCTGGACCGGCTGCCCGACATCGAGCTGGGGGTATCCGACTCCGAGTTGCGCTGGCGGCCATCGGTGTGGATGCGCGGGCTGGCCTCCCTCCCGGTCGTGTTCACTCCGACCGTTTCCCGCGGCCCCGGCACGCCCTGA
- a CDS encoding GTP-binding protein, giving the protein MRATTNDALKLVIVGGFGVGKTTMVGSVSEIRPLSTEEIMTQAGVGIDDASGVRHKSTTTAAFDFGRITLTEQKVLYLFGVPGQERFWFLWDQLFAGSLGAVVLVDTRRMADSWYSVDRLEHHAMPFVVAVNRFGPGPGLDEVRDALSLSGDVPLLDCDARERQSCKDVLVTLVRHLTHTYDRSPAQESTP; this is encoded by the coding sequence CTGCGCGCGACCACCAACGACGCCCTGAAGCTCGTCATCGTAGGTGGCTTCGGCGTGGGGAAGACAACGATGGTCGGCTCGGTCAGCGAGATCCGCCCGCTGAGCACCGAAGAGATCATGACCCAGGCCGGGGTAGGGATCGACGACGCCAGCGGCGTGCGGCACAAGAGCACCACGACCGCCGCCTTCGACTTCGGCCGGATCACGCTCACCGAACAGAAGGTCCTGTACCTGTTCGGGGTCCCGGGTCAAGAGCGGTTCTGGTTCCTGTGGGACCAGTTGTTCGCCGGGAGCCTCGGCGCGGTGGTGCTGGTGGACACCCGCCGCATGGCGGACTCCTGGTACTCCGTTGACCGGCTGGAGCACCACGCGATGCCGTTCGTTGTCGCCGTGAACCGGTTCGGCCCGGGGCCCGGCCTCGACGAGGTGCGCGACGCACTGTCGTTGTCCGGCGACGTTCCTCTGCTCGACTGCGACGCGAGAGAGCGGCAGTCCTGCAAGGACGTGCTGGTTACGCTCGTCCGGCACCTCACGCACACCTACGACCGTTCGCCCGCCCAGGAGAGCACGCCGTGA